A genomic region of Papaver somniferum cultivar HN1 chromosome 7, ASM357369v1, whole genome shotgun sequence contains the following coding sequences:
- the LOC113296261 gene encoding F-box/kelch-repeat protein At3g06240-like: MKNFNKIFPADIISDMLTRLPTESVLKSKLVCKTWKDLIHHPSFPELHLTRLNHPDSTDSGKLRYVFLNSSDDDDYNKHVCYFEYNDEEDWNYAKPKHRKIMLDTELDSYIVIGSFNGLICIYGTSHMPEAGPAIIFNPMTKEYVVLPEFDCYPEYKTKGSITIQYHHLACGFGYLPETNEYKVVRIYELGGDPDFIEVEVYTVGSCNGWRHVGKFGFGFPFDTHYQQTHGVFLNGCLHWRNTEGGMVMVFDLADEKFRDHISPPPMLMDTDDDEEEDDDDFPVIGVSGGGFLYYAVCHSFEGRESDGVWLLMKENDDHVMNESEEHQSWGWIKARSLDQREPFAFLEGGTVLRYDQGNVKIFLSSTSTWENLVNFSAISRQVYPHKHTLVSLKVLGEENVEIMKSQQ; the protein is encoded by the coding sequence ATGAAGAATTTCAATAAGATTTTTCCAGCAGATATCATTTCTGACATGTTGACTCGTTTACCCACTGAATCAGTCCTGAAAAGCAAGTTGGTCTGCAAAACATGGAAGGATCTCATTCATCATCCATCGTTCCCCGAGCTGCACTTAACTCGTCTGAATCATCCTGATTCAACCGATTCAGGTAAGTTGCGGTATGTTTTCTTGAATTCATccgatgatgatgattataacaAACATGTTTGCTATTTTGAATATAACGATGAAGAGGATTGGaattatgctaaaccaaaacataGAAAGATCATGTTAGACACTGAACTGGATTCCTACATCGTAATTGGTTCGTTTAATGGTTTGATTTGTATTTACGGAACTTCTCATATGCCTGAAGCTGGACCTGCTATCATTTTTAACCCGATGACAAAAGAATATGTTGTTCTTCCAGAATTTGATTGTTATCCAGAGTACAAGACAAAAGGTTCAATAACGATTCAATATCATCATTTGGCGTGTGGATTTGGTTACCTTCCTGAAACGAATGAGTATAAAGTTGTCAGGATTTACGAGTTAGGTGGAGACCCTGATTTTATAGAGGTTGAGGTATACACTGTTGGAAGTTGCAATGGATGGAGGCACgttggaaaatttggttttggttttccgTTTGACACACATTATCAGCAAACACATGGTGTGTTTCTGAATGGATGTCTTCATTGGAGGAATACTGAAGGAGGAATGGTTATGGTATTTGATTTGGCTGATGAAAAGTTTCGAGACCATATTTCACCACCTCCTATGCTAATGGACaccgatgatgatgaagaagaagatgatgatgattttcCTGTGATAGGTGTTTCTGGTGGTGGGTTTTTATATTATGCTGTTTGTCACTCTTTCGAAGGACGTGAATCTGATGGTGTATGGCTGTTAATGAAGGAGAATGATGATCATGTCATGAACGAATCTGAAGAACACCAGTCATGGGGTTGGATTAAAGCTAGAAGTCTTGACCAAAGAGAACCGTTTGCCTTTTTGGAGGGTGGCACAGTTTTACGTTATGATCAGGGCAATGTCAAGATATTTCTCTCATCAACTTCAACCTGGGAAAACCTTGTAAATTTTAGTGCAATATCTCGACAAGTATATCCACACAAGCACACCTTAGTTTCATTGAAAGTGTTAGGAGAAGAAAATGTGGAAATAATGAAGTCTCAGCAGTGA